From the Alloalcanivorax dieselolei B5 genome, one window contains:
- the ribBA gene encoding bifunctional 3,4-dihydroxy-2-butanone-4-phosphate synthase/GTP cyclohydrolase II: protein MQLNSVEELIEDIRQGRMVILMDDEDRENEGDLVMAAEHVTAEAINFMAKYGRGLICMPMSKERCEQLDLPLMVRANGSGFGTKFTVSIEAREGVTTGISAADRARTVQAAAARDAKASDIVQPGHIFPLMAEPGGVLRRAGHTEASCDLAMMAGCQPAGVICEVMNEDGSMARRPDLEAFAQEHGLKIGTIADLIQYRALNEQTVEQVSEHPLATWYGDFRLVAFRDTVDGHVHVALVKGEITEDREVTVRVHQVDPLRDLMSAKIDGRTGWNMHRVLDAVSRAECAVVIILGQDDESAAPTLNRIEAFFDGTATQPKGQSRAYRNIGTGSQILTALGVRKMRLLSSPMKFNALSGFGLEIVEYVEAEQ from the coding sequence ATGCAGCTCAACAGCGTTGAAGAACTGATCGAGGATATCCGCCAGGGCCGGATGGTGATCCTGATGGACGATGAAGACCGGGAAAACGAAGGCGACCTGGTGATGGCGGCCGAGCACGTGACCGCCGAGGCGATCAACTTCATGGCCAAATACGGGCGCGGGCTGATTTGCATGCCCATGTCCAAGGAACGCTGCGAGCAACTTGATCTGCCGCTCATGGTGCGCGCCAACGGCAGTGGTTTCGGTACTAAGTTCACCGTCTCCATCGAAGCCCGTGAGGGCGTCACCACCGGCATTTCCGCCGCGGACCGGGCGCGCACCGTGCAGGCCGCCGCCGCCCGCGATGCCAAGGCGTCCGATATCGTCCAGCCCGGACATATCTTTCCGTTAATGGCGGAGCCCGGCGGTGTATTGCGCCGCGCCGGCCACACCGAGGCCTCCTGTGATCTGGCGATGATGGCGGGGTGCCAGCCGGCGGGGGTCATCTGCGAAGTGATGAACGAAGACGGCTCCATGGCCCGGCGGCCGGATCTGGAGGCGTTCGCTCAGGAGCACGGCCTCAAGATCGGCACCATCGCCGACCTGATCCAGTACCGTGCCCTCAATGAACAGACCGTGGAACAGGTCAGCGAGCACCCGCTGGCGACCTGGTACGGCGACTTCCGCCTGGTGGCATTCCGCGACACGGTGGACGGGCACGTACACGTGGCGCTGGTAAAAGGCGAGATCACCGAGGACCGGGAAGTAACGGTCAGGGTGCATCAGGTGGACCCGCTGCGGGACCTGATGAGCGCCAAGATCGACGGCCGTACCGGCTGGAACATGCACCGGGTGCTGGATGCCGTGTCCCGGGCGGAGTGCGCGGTGGTGATCATTCTCGGTCAGGACGACGAGTCGGCGGCACCGACCCTGAATCGGATCGAGGCGTTTTTTGATGGCACCGCCACGCAGCCGAAGGGGCAGTCCCGGGCCTACCGCAACATCGGCACCGGCTCGCAGATTCTGACCGCGCTGGGCGTGCGTAAAATGCGCCTGCTCAGCTCGCCAATGAAGTTCAACGCGTTGTCCGGCTTCGGCCTGGAGATCGTGGAATACGTGGAAGCGGAACAGTAG
- the ribH gene encoding 6,7-dimethyl-8-ribityllumazine synthase: MQDIKTFEGTLSNVGGRYALVVARFNSFVVEALLAGAVDTLVRHGVERADIEIIRVPGAWELPVAVKKVLEKRDYDAVIALGAVIRGGTAHFEYVAGEAAKGIAAVQNSTGVPVAFGVLTVDSIEQAIERSGTKAGNKGAEAALSALEMVSLFKAL, from the coding sequence ATGCAAGACATCAAAACCTTTGAAGGCACCTTGAGCAATGTGGGCGGCCGTTATGCCCTGGTGGTGGCGCGTTTCAACAGCTTCGTGGTGGAAGCGCTGCTGGCCGGCGCCGTGGACACTCTGGTGCGGCACGGCGTGGAACGCGCCGATATTGAAATCATTCGCGTGCCGGGGGCCTGGGAGCTGCCGGTGGCGGTGAAGAAAGTGCTGGAGAAGCGGGACTACGACGCCGTCATCGCCCTCGGCGCGGTGATCCGCGGTGGTACCGCGCATTTCGAGTACGTCGCCGGTGAAGCCGCCAAAGGCATCGCCGCGGTACAAAACAGCACCGGTGTGCCGGTGGCGTTCGGTGTCCTTACCGTGGACAGCATCGAACAGGCCATCGAGCGCAGCGGTACCAAGGCGGGCAATAAAGGCGCGGAAGCTGCCTTGTCCGCTCTGGAAATGGTTTCTCTGTTCAAGGCCCTTTAA
- a CDS encoding response regulator transcription factor produces MHIAILDDEPAVLAQVSQALTGPWGRHKITLKISTFSSCKELIQATKRHTFDLAILDWELPDGSGLEVLTWFTSYLESPPPVIMLTVRNSEQDVVEALTGGAEDFINKPFRARELKARAIAVLRRRNGPLSVEKGREEDPSHGNIVFDVNRQTLHRDGQPIKLTHQEYRLAFLLFSNLGRPLARAYLYEYVWGKDEQFSSRTLDVHIYRVRRKLGLTPEHGWQLNAVYGYGYRLQEADPSAA; encoded by the coding sequence ATGCATATCGCCATACTGGATGACGAGCCTGCGGTACTGGCCCAGGTCAGTCAGGCCCTGACTGGTCCATGGGGGCGCCATAAAATCACACTGAAGATCTCCACTTTTTCCAGTTGCAAGGAATTGATCCAGGCGACAAAACGCCACACCTTCGATCTGGCCATTCTCGATTGGGAGTTGCCGGACGGCAGTGGGCTGGAAGTTCTGACCTGGTTCACCTCGTACCTGGAATCGCCACCTCCGGTGATCATGCTCACTGTACGCAACAGCGAACAGGACGTGGTCGAGGCCCTCACCGGAGGGGCAGAGGATTTCATCAACAAACCGTTCCGGGCGCGGGAGTTGAAAGCACGGGCCATCGCCGTGCTACGCCGCCGCAACGGGCCGCTGAGTGTGGAGAAAGGACGTGAGGAAGATCCCAGCCACGGCAACATCGTGTTCGATGTGAATCGCCAGACCCTTCACCGCGATGGTCAGCCGATCAAGCTGACACACCAGGAATACCGGCTGGCCTTTCTGCTGTTCAGCAATCTTGGCCGCCCATTGGCCCGAGCGTATCTATACGAGTATGTCTGGGGTAAAGACGAGCAGTTCTCGTCACGCACACTGGATGTACATATCTACCGTGTCCGCCGCAAGCTGGGGCTGACCCCGGAACACGGCTGGCAGCTCAATGCTGTATACGGCTATGGTTATCGCCTGCAGGAAGCCGATCCCTCCGCCGCTTAG
- a CDS encoding FMN-dependent NADH-azoreductase, translating into MTALLHLDASPRPGRSGTDEHGSHTRRLTDHFVSQWRRQRSGDAVMRRDIGARPPALTTVEWIQAAFTAPDRHQPWMREVLAESDALVQEVLDADILVLGVPMYNFSYPAAFKAWIDNIVRVGRTVDFDPSNLEDPFTPLLADRPRRAVILSSRGGFGMNPGGPLAHLNHLEASIRTALGFIGIERFHEIAIEHQEEGGERLEASIADALSRVDALVDELQWSRETVPACA; encoded by the coding sequence ATGACCGCTTTATTGCATCTCGATGCCAGCCCCCGTCCCGGCCGTTCAGGGACCGACGAGCACGGCTCCCATACCCGCCGTCTGACCGACCATTTCGTCTCCCAATGGCGCCGCCAGCGGTCTGGAGATGCGGTGATGCGCCGGGATATCGGCGCCCGGCCACCGGCGCTGACCACGGTGGAGTGGATCCAGGCCGCGTTTACCGCCCCGGACCGTCATCAGCCCTGGATGCGGGAGGTGCTGGCGGAAAGTGACGCCCTGGTTCAGGAAGTGCTGGATGCGGACATTCTGGTGCTGGGGGTGCCCATGTATAACTTCAGCTATCCCGCCGCCTTCAAGGCCTGGATCGACAACATCGTGCGGGTCGGGCGGACGGTGGATTTCGATCCGTCCAATCTGGAGGACCCGTTCACTCCGCTGCTTGCCGACCGGCCCCGCCGTGCGGTGATTCTGTCCTCACGGGGAGGCTTCGGCATGAATCCCGGCGGGCCGCTGGCGCATTTAAACCATCTGGAAGCGAGTATTCGCACCGCGCTGGGTTTCATCGGCATTGAACGTTTCCACGAAATCGCCATTGAACACCAGGAGGAGGGCGGCGAGCGCCTGGAAGCGTCCATCGCCGATGCGCTGTCCCGGGTGGATGCCCTGGTGGATGAGCTCCAGTGGAGCCGGGAGACGGTGCCGGCTTGCGCCTGA
- a CDS encoding polyprenyl synthetase family protein, translating into MASDKPGLGPFADDTRARLEQALLIYLPQPADSDAPRLAEAMRYAALAGGKRIRPLLVYAACQLSGGTPEQADVPATAVELIHTYSLVHDDLPAMDDDDLRRGQPTCHRAFDEATAILAGDTLLTLAFELLGGAGDYPAATRAGMVRTLAGAAGAAGMAGGQMQDMEAEGRLQQVSALERMHYLKTGRLITASLHLGYLAANRPDPALERALLAFGDAIGLAFQIQDDILDVTVDTAHLGKPSGSDEKQGKSTFPALIGLEASRERAQTLCQQAREHLQSHGEAARPLLDLADYIVRRGH; encoded by the coding sequence ATGGCCAGTGACAAACCGGGCCTGGGCCCTTTCGCCGACGACACCCGCGCCCGCCTGGAGCAGGCTCTGCTCATCTATTTGCCGCAACCCGCCGACAGCGATGCGCCACGCCTCGCCGAGGCCATGCGCTACGCTGCCCTGGCCGGCGGCAAACGGATTCGTCCCTTGCTGGTGTACGCCGCCTGCCAGTTGAGCGGCGGCACGCCGGAACAGGCCGATGTCCCCGCCACGGCAGTGGAACTGATCCACACTTATTCGCTGGTACACGATGATCTGCCGGCCATGGACGACGACGACCTGCGCCGCGGCCAGCCCACCTGTCACCGCGCCTTCGACGAGGCCACCGCTATTCTGGCCGGCGACACTCTGCTCACGCTGGCGTTCGAACTGCTTGGCGGCGCCGGCGATTATCCCGCCGCCACCCGGGCCGGCATGGTGCGCACCCTGGCCGGGGCCGCCGGGGCCGCCGGCATGGCAGGGGGCCAGATGCAGGATATGGAGGCCGAGGGCCGCCTGCAGCAGGTCAGTGCCCTGGAACGCATGCATTACCTGAAGACCGGCCGCCTGATTACCGCCAGTCTGCACCTGGGTTATCTGGCGGCGAACCGCCCGGATCCGGCCCTGGAGCGGGCTCTGCTGGCTTTCGGCGACGCCATCGGCCTGGCGTTTCAGATTCAGGACGACATCCTTGATGTCACCGTGGATACCGCGCATCTGGGCAAGCCCAGCGGCTCGGATGAAAAACAAGGTAAAAGCACCTTCCCCGCCCTGATCGGTCTGGAGGCCAGCCGCGAACGGGCCCAAACCCTTTGCCAGCAGGCCCGCGAGCACTTGCAAAGCCACGGAGAAGCGGCCCGCCCTCTACTCGATCTGGCCGATTATATCGTCCGCCGCGGTCACTGA
- a CDS encoding fimbrial protein gives MKMNKTAIALAVFGLAGAGSALAADGTITFNGKITDQTCEITTPGGTDFTVTLPTVSAQTLAAAGEVAGRTPFAINLSNCSAGQVATYFEPGPTVDFNTGRLNNQIDAASNGATNVQIQLLGENNGFLPVLAAGANGAQTNSQWVTVANEGDGADLNYYAEYYATAAAGAGDVSTSVQYTIIYQ, from the coding sequence ATGAAAATGAATAAAACCGCTATTGCTCTGGCAGTTTTCGGCTTGGCCGGTGCTGGTTCCGCTCTCGCCGCGGACGGCACCATCACCTTCAACGGTAAAATTACCGACCAAACTTGTGAAATCACCACCCCGGGTGGCACCGATTTCACCGTAACCCTGCCGACCGTGTCTGCTCAGACGCTGGCCGCCGCCGGTGAAGTTGCTGGTCGTACTCCTTTCGCCATTAACCTGTCCAACTGCTCCGCCGGGCAAGTGGCGACCTATTTCGAACCGGGTCCCACCGTGGACTTCAACACCGGTCGTCTGAACAACCAGATCGACGCCGCCAGCAATGGTGCCACCAACGTTCAAATCCAGCTGCTGGGTGAGAACAACGGCTTCCTGCCGGTGCTGGCCGCTGGTGCCAACGGTGCGCAAACCAACTCCCAGTGGGTAACGGTTGCCAACGAAGGCGACGGCGCTGACCTGAACTACTACGCCGAGTACTACGCTACCGCCGCCGCTGGCGCCGGTGACGTCTCCACCAGCGTTCAGTACACCATTATCTATCAGTAA
- a CDS encoding putative signal transducing protein, producing MITVAAYTDPLQAHLARGRLQAEGIQAEVVHEHHVWANWALSNALGGVKLQVAEADAERARTVLGELAEGAFELDEPEADRPRCPRCGGLTGSELKMRWRVAMVGFFLFSLPLPFRRREYQCIDCGQRWRGRDDED from the coding sequence ATGATCACCGTCGCTGCTTATACCGATCCGCTGCAAGCCCATCTGGCCCGCGGTCGCCTGCAAGCGGAAGGGATTCAGGCGGAAGTGGTGCACGAGCACCACGTCTGGGCCAACTGGGCTTTGTCCAATGCCCTGGGCGGAGTCAAATTGCAGGTGGCCGAGGCGGATGCGGAGCGGGCCCGGACGGTGCTTGGTGAACTGGCCGAAGGGGCCTTTGAACTGGACGAGCCCGAGGCCGACCGCCCCCGCTGTCCACGCTGCGGCGGCCTCACCGGCAGTGAACTGAAGATGCGCTGGCGGGTGGCGATGGTGGGGTTTTTCCTGTTCAGCCTGCCGTTGCCGTTTCGCCGTCGTGAATACCAGTGTATTGACTGCGGTCAACGCTGGCGGGGACGGGATGACGAAGACTAG
- the nusB gene encoding transcription antitermination factor NusB, with product MTTPASSSTPAARRKARRYALQALYQWQLAGTTLSDIEAQFLAQNDMSKVDRSYFHDLLHGVPARVTDLDESLRPFLDRRVEELSQVEKVILRIGAFELRERLDVPYRVVINEGIELAKVFGADDSFKYVNGVLDKLARRARAAETRPGGAAPDDQPPS from the coding sequence ATGACCACTCCCGCTTCGTCCTCCACCCCCGCCGCCCGCCGCAAGGCCCGGCGTTACGCCTTGCAGGCGCTGTACCAATGGCAACTGGCGGGGACCACGCTGAGCGATATCGAGGCTCAGTTTTTGGCCCAGAACGACATGAGCAAGGTCGATCGAAGCTATTTTCATGATCTGCTCCACGGCGTGCCCGCCCGGGTCACTGACCTGGACGAATCGCTGAGGCCCTTTCTGGACCGCCGGGTGGAAGAGTTGTCCCAGGTGGAGAAGGTGATCCTGCGGATCGGTGCCTTCGAACTGCGAGAACGCCTGGACGTGCCTTATCGGGTGGTGATCAACGAAGGTATCGAACTGGCCAAGGTGTTCGGTGCCGATGATTCCTTCAAGTACGTCAATGGGGTTCTGGACAAGCTGGCCCGCCGGGCGCGCGCGGCGGAAACCCGGCCCGGCGGTGCCGCGCCCGACGATCAGCCGCCCTCCTGA
- a CDS encoding phosphatidylglycerophosphatase A family protein, with translation MDIANPVHWLAFGFGSGLSPVAPGTAGSALALLLWWWLARLPVPWYLLLVLALSLAGVWICGSTSSRLGLHDPSAVVWDEWTGLWLALAGLPRRWWWGTAGFVLFRLFDVIKAGPVGWADHALPGGWGIVADDLIAGAMALVVLWLFRAIGQRRSPSP, from the coding sequence ATGGATATCGCCAATCCGGTCCATTGGCTTGCTTTCGGTTTCGGCTCGGGGTTGTCGCCAGTGGCGCCGGGCACCGCCGGCAGCGCACTGGCGTTGCTATTGTGGTGGTGGCTGGCGCGTTTGCCGGTGCCCTGGTACTTGCTGTTGGTATTGGCGTTGAGTCTGGCCGGAGTGTGGATCTGCGGCAGTACCAGCAGCCGGTTGGGGCTGCATGATCCGTCGGCCGTGGTCTGGGACGAATGGACCGGCCTGTGGCTGGCGCTGGCCGGTCTGCCCCGGCGCTGGTGGTGGGGGACCGCCGGGTTTGTGCTGTTCCGTCTCTTCGATGTGATCAAGGCCGGGCCGGTGGGCTGGGCGGATCACGCCTTGCCCGGCGGTTGGGGCATTGTCGCGGATGATCTGATCGCCGGGGCGATGGCGCTGGTGGTGCTGTGGTTGTTTCGCGCCATTGGGCAGCGGCGTTCGCCATCGCCGTGA
- the thiL gene encoding thiamine-phosphate kinase translates to MDEFALIRRYFHHRQGEDVVLGPGDDAALLSPPAGEQLVMTLDTSVAGRHFPEDMPAADIGYRCLAVNLSDLAAMGATPRWFLLSLTLPQADPDWLRDFSAGLFELADQAGISLVGGDVTRGPLNIAIQATGSVLPGRALRRDGARPGQTLAVTGAPGLGGLGLRHWRAGMRDSQSARHFARPRPALEWGAALAGRAGAALDVSDGLLQDLGHILSASGDLGAELVLADLPVNDELAALEAEDRWALQLSGGDDYGLLFTWPAGVAVPEGARAIGRITDGGGVQLHYPDGRVSDAEPGGWRHF, encoded by the coding sequence ATGGACGAGTTCGCTCTCATCCGCCGCTACTTTCATCATCGCCAGGGCGAGGACGTGGTCCTCGGCCCCGGCGATGACGCCGCCCTGCTGTCGCCGCCGGCCGGTGAGCAACTGGTGATGACGTTGGACACCAGTGTCGCCGGTCGTCATTTCCCCGAGGATATGCCCGCCGCCGATATCGGTTACCGCTGCCTGGCGGTGAACCTGTCGGATCTCGCCGCCATGGGCGCCACGCCCCGCTGGTTTCTGTTGTCCCTGACCTTGCCGCAAGCCGATCCGGACTGGTTGCGCGATTTCAGCGCCGGCCTGTTCGAACTGGCCGATCAGGCCGGTATCTCTCTGGTGGGCGGCGACGTGACCCGGGGGCCCTTGAATATCGCCATCCAAGCCACCGGCTCGGTATTGCCGGGGCGCGCGTTGCGCCGGGATGGCGCGCGGCCGGGCCAAACTCTGGCGGTGACCGGTGCGCCCGGGCTGGGCGGGCTGGGGCTGCGTCACTGGCGGGCCGGTATGCGCGATTCGCAAAGCGCGCGGCATTTTGCCCGCCCGCGCCCCGCGTTGGAGTGGGGCGCGGCGCTGGCCGGGCGTGCCGGTGCCGCTCTCGATGTGTCCGACGGCCTGCTGCAAGATCTGGGGCATATTCTGAGCGCCAGCGGTGACCTGGGGGCGGAGCTGGTGCTGGCGGACCTGCCGGTGAACGACGAACTGGCGGCGCTGGAGGCGGAAGACCGCTGGGCGTTGCAGCTGTCCGGCGGCGATGATTATGGTCTGTTGTTTACCTGGCCGGCCGGTGTCGCGGTCCCGGAAGGGGCCCGGGCCATCGGCCGGATCACCGATGGCGGGGGGGTGCAATTGCATTATCCCGATGGGCGGGTGAGCGACGCGGAGCCGGGCGGCTGGCGTCACTTTTAG
- a CDS encoding exodeoxyribonuclease VII small subunit, with product MAKQVPQLEESLDNLEALVERMESGEMTLEESLRAFEEGVKLTRQCQQALSRAEQKVQILLEQDPDAEPAPFEAPDGQ from the coding sequence ATGGCCAAGCAAGTCCCGCAATTGGAAGAATCCCTGGATAACCTGGAAGCCCTGGTGGAACGCATGGAATCCGGCGAGATGACCCTGGAAGAGTCTCTGCGCGCTTTCGAGGAAGGGGTAAAACTCACCCGCCAGTGCCAACAGGCGCTGTCCCGGGCCGAGCAGAAAGTACAGATCCTGCTGGAACAGGATCCGGACGCCGAACCGGCCCCCTTCGAGGCCCCCGATGGCCAGTGA
- the dxs gene encoding 1-deoxy-D-xylulose-5-phosphate synthase codes for MPKTFTDIPLTRPATPLLDSIHAPADLRRLAPHRLEQLVDELRAYLLFAVGRSGGHFGAGLGVVELTVALHYLFDTPHDRLVWDVGHQCYPHKILTGRREALTSIRQRHGLSGFPKRSESPYDTFGVGHSSTSVSAALGMALGARQGDKDRRTVAVIGDGAMTAGQAFEALSHAAHTRANLLVILNDNTMSIGHNVGGLANYFARIWASKTYIALREGGKKVLSAMPAAWDFVRRTEESMKNMVSPDMLFEAIGFNYIGPIDGHDLDELTATLENMRDLEGPQLLHVYTTKGKGFAPAEADPVGYHALNKIEPKAKVEVAKPAKAKGPKYQDVFGQWLCDMAERDPRVVGITPAMCEGSGMVAFRDRFPDRYHDVAICEQHAVTLGAGLACEGQKPVVAIYSTFLQRGYDQLIHDVALQDLDVTFGLDRAGIVGEDGATHGGVFDLAYLRTVPNMVIAAPSDENECRQLLYTAWLHQGPAAVRYPRGTGPGAIIEDNMTPLPLGKSRVLREGKGPVTILSFGALGEAAREAGEALDATVLDMRWVKPLDRDAILGAATSHTLLVTLEDHQRMGGAGSAVNELLMDEGVVMPVLNLALPDEFVHHGKREALLADHGLDAAGVERQIRDRLQRLDAALPNRA; via the coding sequence ATGCCAAAGACCTTTACCGACATCCCGCTCACCCGCCCGGCCACGCCGCTGCTGGACAGCATCCACGCTCCGGCGGATTTGCGCCGGCTGGCACCGCACCGGCTCGAGCAGCTGGTGGACGAACTGCGTGCCTACCTGTTGTTCGCGGTGGGCCGCAGCGGCGGCCACTTCGGCGCCGGCCTCGGCGTGGTGGAGCTGACCGTGGCACTGCATTATCTGTTTGATACGCCCCATGATCGCCTGGTATGGGACGTCGGCCATCAGTGTTATCCGCACAAGATTCTCACCGGGCGCCGCGAAGCACTGACCAGTATCCGTCAGCGGCATGGCCTGTCCGGCTTTCCCAAGCGTAGCGAATCCCCCTATGACACCTTCGGCGTGGGCCATTCATCCACCTCGGTCAGCGCCGCCCTGGGCATGGCTCTGGGCGCCCGCCAGGGGGACAAGGACCGGCGTACCGTGGCGGTGATCGGCGATGGCGCCATGACCGCCGGGCAGGCGTTCGAGGCTCTCAGCCACGCCGCCCACACCCGCGCCAATCTGCTGGTCATCCTCAACGACAACACCATGTCCATCGGCCACAACGTGGGCGGTCTGGCCAACTATTTCGCCCGCATCTGGGCCTCCAAGACCTATATCGCGCTGCGCGAAGGGGGCAAGAAAGTGCTGTCGGCGATGCCGGCGGCCTGGGATTTCGTGCGTCGCACCGAGGAGAGCATGAAGAACATGGTGAGCCCGGACATGCTGTTCGAGGCCATCGGTTTCAACTACATCGGCCCCATCGACGGCCACGACCTGGACGAGCTCACCGCCACCCTGGAGAACATGCGTGACCTGGAAGGGCCGCAGCTTCTGCACGTGTACACCACCAAGGGCAAGGGCTTCGCTCCCGCCGAGGCGGACCCGGTGGGCTATCACGCGCTCAACAAGATCGAGCCCAAAGCCAAGGTGGAAGTGGCCAAACCGGCCAAGGCCAAAGGCCCGAAATACCAGGACGTGTTTGGCCAGTGGCTGTGCGACATGGCCGAGCGCGATCCACGGGTGGTGGGAATTACCCCGGCCATGTGCGAGGGCTCGGGCATGGTGGCGTTCCGTGACCGTTTCCCGGACCGCTATCACGACGTGGCGATCTGCGAACAGCACGCGGTAACACTGGGCGCCGGTCTCGCCTGCGAAGGCCAGAAACCGGTAGTGGCGATCTACTCCACCTTCCTGCAACGGGGCTACGACCAGTTGATCCACGATGTCGCCCTGCAGGATCTGGATGTGACGTTTGGCCTGGATCGCGCCGGCATCGTTGGTGAGGATGGCGCCACCCACGGCGGTGTTTTCGACCTGGCCTACCTGCGCACCGTACCCAACATGGTGATCGCCGCGCCCAGCGATGAAAACGAATGCCGGCAACTGCTCTACACCGCCTGGCTGCACCAGGGACCGGCGGCGGTCCGCTATCCCCGCGGCACCGGCCCCGGCGCCATTATTGAAGACAACATGACACCGTTGCCACTGGGCAAAAGCCGGGTGCTGCGGGAAGGCAAGGGACCGGTGACGATTTTGTCCTTCGGTGCTCTGGGCGAAGCTGCCCGCGAGGCGGGCGAGGCCCTGGACGCCACTGTTCTCGACATGCGCTGGGTCAAGCCGCTGGACCGCGACGCGATCCTCGGCGCGGCCACCAGCCACACCCTGCTGGTCACCCTGGAAGATCATCAACGCATGGGCGGTGCCGGCTCCGCGGTGAATGAGCTGCTCATGGATGAAGGCGTGGTAATGCCGGTGCTGAATCTGGCGCTACCGGACGAATTCGTCCACCACGGCAAGCGGGAAGCGCTGCTGGCCGACCACGGCCTGGATGCCGCCGGGGTCGAGCGTCAGATTCGGGACCGTTTGCAGCGACTGGACGCGGCCCTGCCCAATCGGGCGTAA
- a CDS encoding riboflavin synthase, with amino-acid sequence MFTGIIEAQGHIAALIPSNGDVTLRIRSADLDFADVRLGDSIAVNGVCLTVTELVGGDTFSADVSGETLALTSLQQLKAGSRVNLEKAMTPSTRMGGHLVSGHVDGLGKVVSLTPDARSVRIDIEAPAELARYIAKKGSITVDGISLTVNEVDGRVFSLNIIPHTQDVTTIQDWKAGTPVNLEVDIIARYLERLLLGERAAEPGSGGITMAMLAEHGFVK; translated from the coding sequence ATGTTTACAGGTATTATCGAGGCCCAGGGCCATATCGCCGCCCTGATTCCCAGCAACGGTGACGTGACCCTGCGCATCCGGAGCGCCGACCTGGATTTCGCCGATGTGCGGCTGGGCGACTCCATTGCCGTCAATGGCGTGTGTCTGACCGTGACCGAACTGGTCGGCGGCGACACCTTTTCCGCCGATGTCTCCGGCGAAACCCTGGCGCTGACCTCACTGCAACAGCTCAAGGCGGGCAGCCGGGTCAATCTGGAGAAGGCGATGACGCCCTCCACGCGTATGGGCGGTCATTTGGTCAGTGGCCATGTGGACGGTCTTGGCAAGGTAGTATCCCTGACCCCCGATGCCCGATCCGTGCGCATCGACATCGAAGCGCCGGCGGAGCTGGCTCGTTATATCGCCAAGAAGGGCTCGATTACAGTGGATGGCATCAGCCTCACCGTGAACGAGGTGGATGGCCGGGTGTTCTCCCTCAACATCATTCCCCACACCCAGGACGTGACCACCATTCAGGACTGGAAAGCGGGCACGCCAGTGAACCTGGAAGTTGATATCATTGCTCGTTACCTGGAGCGGTTGCTGCTCGGCGAACGGGCGGCCGAGCCCGGTTCCGGCGGCATCACCATGGCGATGTTGGCGGAACACGGGTTTGTGAAGTAA
- a CDS encoding GFA family protein: MYTGQCLCGGVRFRIKGELASVQVCHCAQCRHAQGTPFATNIPVSTSAFLLDAGEALLKGFESTPGKERVFCGHCGSPLFSRRADLPDVVRIRAGLINEPLDVRPAWHFFTASKANWWRIDDDLPNYPEGYPGHR, from the coding sequence ATGTACACGGGACAATGTTTATGCGGCGGAGTGCGGTTTCGCATCAAGGGGGAACTGGCGTCGGTGCAGGTCTGCCATTGCGCCCAATGCCGGCATGCTCAGGGCACGCCCTTCGCCACCAACATTCCGGTCTCGACCAGCGCCTTCCTGCTGGACGCCGGAGAGGCGCTATTGAAGGGCTTTGAGTCTACCCCGGGCAAGGAGCGGGTGTTCTGCGGCCACTGTGGTTCGCCGCTGTTCAGCCGCCGGGCCGATCTGCCGGATGTGGTGCGGATCCGCGCCGGTCTGATCAACGAGCCGCTGGATGTGCGCCCGGCCTGGCATTTCTTCACCGCCTCCAAGGCCAATTGGTGGCGGATCGACGATGATCTGCCCAACTACCCCGAGGGCTATCCCGGGCATCGTTGA